One genomic window of Mucilaginibacter sp. SJ includes the following:
- a CDS encoding NUDIX hydrolase: MSVAQNIKVAVDAVVFGYTSKEGLSVLLIKRNIEPFKNSWALPGGLVADHESLEEAIQRELREETGVNITYLEQLYSFGQPGRDPRNRVISITYYGLVRPDAFVVKAATDASDVNWFNIKKLPALAFDHTTIISVARERLKSKMLYQPVGFELLEEKFPFSELEKLYLAVLDRPIDRRNFKKKITKYGFLEETTEKQALEGAGRPGNLFRFNEEKYFQLKKEGISFEI, from the coding sequence ATGTCAGTCGCCCAAAATATAAAGGTTGCCGTTGATGCCGTAGTATTTGGATATACCTCCAAAGAGGGATTGTCCGTACTGCTCATCAAACGCAATATTGAGCCTTTTAAAAACAGCTGGGCGCTGCCGGGCGGCCTGGTGGCCGACCATGAATCATTAGAGGAAGCTATTCAGCGTGAGCTAAGGGAAGAAACCGGCGTAAACATCACCTACCTGGAGCAGTTATACAGCTTTGGCCAGCCAGGGCGCGACCCACGTAACCGGGTGATCTCCATAACGTATTACGGCCTCGTGCGGCCTGATGCCTTTGTTGTTAAAGCCGCTACCGACGCCAGCGATGTAAACTGGTTCAATATCAAAAAGCTCCCGGCCCTGGCATTCGATCATACAACCATTATCAGCGTAGCGCGCGAACGCCTTAAAAGTAAAATGCTTTATCAGCCCGTAGGTTTCGAGCTGCTTGAAGAAAAGTTCCCCTTCTCCGAACTCGAAAAACTCTACCTCGCCGTGCTCGACCGTCCTATCGACCGCCGTAACTTTAAAAAGAAGATCACCAAATACGGCTTCCTCGAAGAAACTACCGAAAAACAAGCCCTCGAAGGCGCCGGCAGACCGGGTAACCTTTTTCGCTTTAATGAGGAAAAGTATTTTCAGTTGAAGAAAGAGGGAATTAGTTTCGAGATATAA
- a CDS encoding RNA polymerase sigma-70 factor, translating to MLHDKEYQMWPDARLLEQLRLDDRKAFEILYHKYSSKLFYAAYNLFRDKDVCEDLVQELFIDLWTKRNQLNITSLEAYLKVAIRHRVLFYLRTKKASVDLAVIETLVEKYSADSKLFQDDIAHLLEDGVAQLPEKCRQIFTLSRKEYLSNKEIAARLNISIKTVENQITIALRYLRTGLTDYLPSVVALVMLHMFGK from the coding sequence ATGCTCCACGATAAGGAATATCAAATGTGGCCTGATGCCCGGTTATTGGAGCAGTTAAGGCTTGATGACCGTAAGGCATTTGAAATCCTGTACCATAAATATTCGTCGAAGTTGTTTTACGCGGCTTATAATCTTTTCAGGGATAAGGATGTTTGTGAAGACCTGGTGCAAGAGTTATTTATTGATTTATGGACAAAGCGCAATCAGCTAAATATCACTTCGCTCGAAGCTTACCTCAAAGTAGCCATCAGGCACCGCGTGTTATTTTATCTTCGCACTAAAAAGGCATCGGTAGATCTTGCGGTGATTGAAACGCTCGTTGAAAAATATTCGGCAGATAGTAAATTGTTCCAGGATGATATTGCTCATTTACTGGAAGATGGCGTGGCTCAGTTACCCGAAAAATGCAGGCAGATCTTTACCCTGAGCCGTAAAGAGTATCTCAGCAATAAAGAAATAGCTGCCCGGCTAAACATTTCTATTAAAACCGTCGAAAACCAGATCACTATTGCTTTGAGGTATCTGCGTACCGGTTTAACCGATTATCTGCCGTCGGTGGTGGCACTGGTAATGCTGCATATGTTTGGCAAATAG